The window AGCCAATGAATTCCCCTTTCATTTTTGCAACAATGTACTCTTTGCTAATTGCGTTGTCTTCCATGGCTAAAAACTCGATTGGAAACGCAAGTTTTCTCTCAGCGAGTTTTTCCGCCTGGTTTAGGGTTGATGTAGAAACTCTCGTATCATCTCCTTTAGAATTAGTTAGTGTATAACCAAAGGTTGCATTCTTTGTGTTCTTAATAATCGTGACATCAATCCAAGACTGAATTGCCGCACGTGCTGGGGGTATAAATGCTAGCGCCATGCAAAGAATCAGGAGGGATGTGATAGTTGCCATTCTCATTTTTTTTGCTTTATTTCTAAGACTGTAATTCTCCCAAATTTTCTCAAAGGTCAAAGGCTTCATGGAGAACCCCTCCTTTTTCATTTCGTAGAAGTATTAGCGCTTTGTGCAGTCTGGATTTGCAAGTCCCTACAGGTACATTTAGTATTTCAGCCATTTCACTGATCTTTAGTTCTTCAATAAAGTGCATAACTATCACTTCTCTTTGTTTTTGAGGTAAACGACTGATCACTTCTAATAATTCGCGCTTAGAGGCATCCTTTATTACAACACTTTCAATGATTTCAGGGCTCGGAACATCTGGTATCATTCCAAAAAAACTCAGCCACTTTTGCTTTCGCAACATATTTCGTGTGGTGTTAAGCGTCAGTTTGTAGAGCCAAGGTTTTATCGGTTTTGTAGGATTGAATAGATGATATTTATCAAAGATTCGAATAAACGTCTCCTGAACGATATCGTCTGATAGTGAATTAGACTTAGTCAGCATAAGAGCAGCCTGCCGTACATAAGACACATGTTCATTAAATAGATACTCTGCTTGCTTTTTATCGATCCTCAAAATAGCCCCTCCTTTCTTCCTTCTGCTTTCACTGTTTATACACAGTCAGATAAATAAAAGTTCATTTTTTTACAAGTAATGGGCATTGTACACCTATGTGTTGTCTGAAATCAACTTCCTCTAGGTCAATAAATACACTCATCGAATACCACGCTCTAGTTTCCAGATAGCTTAATGAAAGTCTGAATTCAGGTCCCCCCAGAAATGCTCTGCGGAATGAAGTCAGAAGAATCGATGCGAACTTATGGTATTATACTAAAGACTCAATTCTTTTCATATTCGTACAGAACCATTCCAGAATACGTTAAATAAAATCCGTTTCTAATTTCATTAAATTGATCTGAATTAATTCCGAAAGAAAAATCTGAATTTGGTCCTTCTCCGATTTGACTTATATTAATAGCCTTGTGATTTAGATCAGAAATAGTAAAATGATCAAATGATATATTATCTCTATAATCTCCATCCGAAGTAAAAATTTTATTGCTAAGAAAATCCCCTTGGTTAATAAACGGGTGATATTTCACATGAAAACTAAAATAAATGTCTTTTCCGAACTCCCCTCGGTTCCATATTTGTTGCAATACGATTGTTGTGTTATTGGTGGTTATCAGATTTAGATTTATATTTTTTGGCTTCGTTGTATCAAAAGGAATCCATTGCGGGTTAATAAAAAATTCAAATGGCACTGGATTGTTGATTTCCTTAATCACATATTTTTTATTTAAAAATACATCGTAAGGTTGTTGAAGGTTAGAATTATATTGTTTAGCAATAAAAAATGTTGATGAAAAAATAATTATAATAAAAACCAAAACAACTATTAACTTAAATTTCATTGTTTTACCACTCCTTCGATATTCTTATATATTCGTGGAGTGTAAATTTTATCCTCTTTTTTCCAAATAAGGGTGTATGTTAAACTGCCCGATAGCTTAATGAGGCTGCCACTCGCGGCGGCAGCCTCAATTTTTAGTTTGTTGAAGTAACGTTATTCGATAGATCAACAAGTTATTTTAGTTCTCCCGTCTACATTGTTTACGGCTTTCTTTTCCAGAAATGCCTTTTGTGATTGTAACTTTATTTATTTTTACACCATTTTCTGGTGTATCCGTTAACGTAATATGAATTCTATCATAAGGCACGTCACCATGATGTGCACTATAATTTAACGCACTTGCATGAACGATATGTCTTCTGGTATCGCCATTTATTCTTTCAATTTTATCTATTGTTGGACACATAATAAAGTCTGAGTAAGTTTTGTCGAGGTAGGAAAAATATCTGGTATATAAAGTTTCTTCAAGTAACTCTTTTTGAGGAGCTCCAACACTTTCATATTTCCACCCAACTAAGAGCCAATCATATAGTTCTAATGATTTTAATCGAGCTTTTATATTATTTTGGGTATATATTACCTCACCATCTGCTATAGTACATGTCTTTTTTTGGTTATCAGAAATACAATTATAGGCAGGTTCAATAACTGCAAAATCCCCGTTTTTCATTAATATTTTCAATTTGGAGATGGGGGGGTTATTAAACTCTAACTCAGTTTGTCCTTCGGAAGGACTTGATGTGTTTATCCATTTAACAACCTTATTGATGATTACTTCTTCATATCCATCATTTTCCTTAAATAAACGAGAACCCCCATATATACGGTTTGCTTGAATAGATAATACATCCTCAGATTTTATTTTTGGTTGGATACTTGCCGTTGCTAATTGTATTGACGAAAATAGTCCAACAAACACCATGTATATTATGACTAACTTTTTCACGATTATTACGCCACCTTTGGAAGTAGTATTGTAGGTATTTTCCCCTTTTAATATAACTAAATTCCAAAATGGCATTTATAAACCAGTCAATATATAAAAAAGTTCGCCAATTGAGCCTCTGTTGCTCAATTAACTTTCCTATTACTTCAGCAAAATAAGGATCGTCAGACTGCGCGGCAGCAGACGATCCCTATTTAAGTAACGTTC is drawn from Paenibacillus sp. V4I7 and contains these coding sequences:
- a CDS encoding RNA polymerase sigma factor, yielding MRIDKKQAEYLFNEHVSYVRQAALMLTKSNSLSDDIVQETFIRIFDKYHLFNPTKPIKPWLYKLTLNTTRNMLRKQKWLSFFGMIPDVPSPEIIESVVIKDASKRELLEVISRLPQKQREVIVMHFIEELKISEMAEILNVPVGTCKSRLHKALILLRNEKGGVLHEAFDL